One part of the Acetoanaerobium sticklandii genome encodes these proteins:
- a CDS encoding TetR/AcrR family transcriptional regulator yields the protein MTEIIDKKLIQRRRIMKYYIEATYKIMEEEGIDMVTIRKISDIAGYNSATLYNYFENLDHLIAFASLKYLKSYADNLINYTKKSKNSYDKYLRIWECFCYYSFQNPVLYHKIFFEEFGNNLNVALREYYAIFPDELTPDDDIDLKNMLLQYNIYDRTAQSLEKCVKDGYLNQNYIDKVSELSLLIYEGMLDRIISKMWKGTLEEATERTIYYISKSIEAYKIND from the coding sequence ATGACAGAAATAATAGATAAAAAATTAATACAACGAAGAAGAATAATGAAGTACTATATCGAAGCTACATATAAAATAATGGAAGAAGAGGGAATTGATATGGTAACTATTAGAAAGATATCCGATATCGCAGGATATAATAGTGCCACCCTATATAATTATTTTGAAAATTTAGACCATCTTATTGCTTTTGCATCACTAAAATATTTAAAATCCTATGCTGATAATTTGATCAACTATACGAAAAAATCAAAAAACTCATATGATAAATATTTGAGAATATGGGAATGTTTTTGTTATTATTCTTTTCAAAATCCCGTTTTATATCATAAGATTTTCTTTGAAGAGTTTGGCAATAATTTGAATGTTGCCCTTAGAGAATACTATGCTATTTTTCCTGACGAACTTACTCCAGATGACGATATAGATTTAAAAAATATGCTACTTCAATACAATATTTACGATAGAACTGCTCAATCTCTTGAAAAATGTGTAAAAGATGGTTATCTAAATCAAAATTACATAGATAAAGTAAGTGAGCTTTCACTTCTTATTTACGAAGGAATGTTAGACAGAATAATATCTAAAATGTGGAAAGGTACTTTAGAAGAAGCCACGGAAAGAACAATATATTATATTTCCAAGTCCATTGAAGCATATAAAATAAATGATTAG
- a CDS encoding vWA domain-containing protein, with the protein MKESLTELVFILDRSGSMGGLESDTIGGYNAMLSKQKNQNGSAKVTTVLFDDEYELIHERLDIEKVEPITEKQYFVRGTTALLDAIGRTLSLMISISKTVNKDAKSNKVIFVITTDGMENASVEYSYKKIKKMIEYQKEKYGWEFIFLGANIDAIDTAQRFGINKDMATNFKADSQGVSLNYEVVSEALTCFRSNKKMTKEWKKRIEEDYISRAK; encoded by the coding sequence ATGAAAGAAAGTTTAACTGAACTTGTGTTTATTCTAGATAGAAGTGGCTCTATGGGAGGACTTGAAAGTGACACAATAGGCGGTTATAACGCCATGCTTTCAAAACAGAAAAATCAAAATGGAAGTGCTAAAGTCACTACAGTTTTATTTGATGATGAATACGAACTAATTCATGAGAGATTAGATATTGAAAAGGTAGAGCCAATCACTGAAAAGCAATATTTTGTGAGAGGAACTACGGCACTGCTAGATGCAATAGGGAGAACTTTAAGCCTGATGATATCTATTTCAAAAACTGTCAATAAGGATGCAAAGTCTAATAAAGTAATTTTTGTGATAACAACTGATGGAATGGAAAATGCGAGCGTAGAGTATAGCTATAAAAAAATCAAGAAAATGATAGAATATCAAAAAGAAAAGTATGGATGGGAATTTATATTTTTAGGTGCAAATATTGATGCAATTGATACAGCACAGAGGTTTGGAATTAATAAGGATATGGCTACTAATTTTAAGGCTGATAGCCAAGGAGTGTCATTAAATTATGAAGTTGTAAGCGAAGCGCTAACTTGTTTTAGATCAAATAAGAAAATGACTAAAGAGTGGAAGAAACGTATAGAAGAGGACTATATTTCAAGAGCTAAATAA
- a CDS encoding prolyl-tRNA synthetase associated domain-containing protein: MINISEIKSDLPKGKRTNIELKSHEILNELCLEYEWVDNDEVSSMEECTEISEKLGAEIRKSIFLCNRQKNMFFLLIMPANKAFDTKVFSAALNVPRLSFASGELMEEYLGVLPGNASVMSLINDKDNRVQLVIDDEVAKNDWFGCNPGVNTSHLKIKTNDLIDKFLPYINHKPTIISL, from the coding sequence ATGATAAACATAAGCGAAATAAAATCAGATTTACCAAAAGGAAAAAGAACTAATATTGAATTAAAAAGCCATGAAATTTTAAATGAACTTTGTTTGGAATATGAATGGGTGGACAATGACGAAGTTTCATCTATGGAAGAGTGCACTGAAATATCAGAAAAACTAGGAGCAGAAATAAGGAAAAGCATTTTTTTGTGTAATAGACAAAAAAACATGTTTTTTCTGCTTATCATGCCAGCAAACAAAGCTTTTGATACAAAAGTATTTTCTGCAGCCTTAAATGTGCCAAGGCTATCATTCGCATCTGGAGAGCTTATGGAAGAATATTTAGGTGTTCTCCCTGGGAATGCAAGTGTAATGAGTCTTATTAACGATAAGGATAATAGGGTTCAGCTTGTAATTGACGATGAAGTAGCAAAAAATGATTGGTTTGGATGTAATCCAGGAGTTAATACTAGCCACCTAAAGATTAAAACTAATGATTTAATTGATAAATTTCTTCCCTATATAAATCATAAGCCCACAATAATATCATTATAA
- a CDS encoding macro domain-containing protein, translating into MPFEIIRDDITKVDVDAIVNAANSSLLGGGGVDGAIHKAAGYKLLEECRGLGGCKVGEAKITKGYDLPSRYVIHTVGPVWQGGGLHEDEFLYDCYKNSLALALNYSLESLAFPLISSGAFGYPKARALKIAISAISDFLLENDMKIILVVYDKAAFTISEKLFSSIEEYIDDRYIEDRPYESRDINREAGVFYLNKVYEETVKKSYQQSVEKEYKRNLAGVVNQLDDTFSQRLLGLIDEKKLTDAMTYKRANIDRKLFSKIRNDIYYRPSKPTAIAFAIALELNLDETKDLLLRAGYALSHSNKFDLIIEYFIQNKNYDIFEINEALFAFDQNLLGG; encoded by the coding sequence ATGCCGTTTGAAATTATAAGAGACGATATAACGAAGGTTGACGTAGATGCCATTGTAAATGCTGCGAACTCTTCTCTGCTTGGAGGAGGAGGGGTGGATGGTGCAATCCATAAAGCTGCAGGCTATAAACTTCTAGAAGAATGCAGAGGACTTGGTGGATGTAAGGTAGGCGAAGCAAAGATAACAAAAGGGTATGACCTGCCATCAAGATATGTCATTCATACTGTTGGGCCTGTATGGCAGGGTGGAGGACTTCATGAGGATGAGTTTTTATATGATTGCTACAAAAATTCTTTAGCTCTAGCTTTGAACTATAGCCTTGAAAGCCTTGCTTTTCCACTTATTTCATCTGGAGCATTTGGTTATCCAAAGGCAAGGGCATTAAAAATAGCTATATCAGCAATTAGTGATTTTCTTTTAGAAAATGATATGAAAATTATATTGGTTGTTTATGATAAGGCAGCATTTACAATATCTGAAAAGCTTTTTTCATCGATAGAAGAATATATAGATGATAGGTATATTGAAGATAGACCTTATGAAAGTAGAGATATAAATAGAGAAGCAGGAGTATTTTATTTAAATAAAGTATATGAAGAAACTGTAAAGAAGTCATATCAACAATCAGTAGAAAAAGAATATAAAAGGAATTTAGCTGGGGTTGTAAATCAGCTAGATGATACTTTTTCACAAAGATTGCTCGGTCTTATTGATGAGAAAAAACTGACTGATGCAATGACCTATAAAAGAGCTAATATAGACAGAAAGCTTTTTTCTAAAATTAGAAATGATATTTATTACAGACCTAGTAAACCTACAGCTATTGCTTTTGCTATTGCCCTAGAGCTTAATTTAGATGAAACTAAAGATTTACTTCTTAGAGCAGGGTATGCATTATCTCATAGCAATAAGTTTGATTTGATTATAGAATATTTTATTCAAAATAAAAATTATGATATATTTGAAATAAATGAAGCGCTATTTGCGTTTGATCAAAATCTCCTCGGAGGATGA
- a CDS encoding MFS transporter has translation MNILKEKNFRNLMIGKFSSLLGSNMQQFALSLYVLSITGSALIFSSMLAISIIPRILLSPVGGVFGDWFDRKKTIIRLDLINGFLIGGFALYFYINGGMSLISIYVLVFLLEIVEIFFDSAMGAVIPSIMPKERLLEANSIKSMIDSISNIASPLIASSLYAFFGMQLLLIINSISFILSAILEMTIEVPKYNKEPEKLDFNNFKKDFISGITVLKKHKILVNIIGFGVFLNFSIGPLLSVGLIFLFFKVFHSTEIQYGVLTTCIGISMLLAPVIVGKKAKSMDIGKLAIQTFFAISIIILLIAFFSSNIFINYFDTTLVPMLAIGIMVCIVTLLSTIVNISLGTLLQTIVPRDFISRVGSVMNLGLLASIPLGQILFGLLVEKVSISLTIIFVGIIVLLATIYFKKPFITNEQEEESCNINFSPLKAKS, from the coding sequence ATGAATATTTTAAAAGAAAAAAACTTTAGAAATTTAATGATTGGAAAATTCAGTTCTCTATTAGGAAGTAATATGCAACAGTTTGCTTTATCCCTGTATGTATTATCCATCACAGGCTCAGCTCTTATATTTTCAAGTATGCTTGCAATTTCAATAATTCCTAGAATATTATTATCACCTGTAGGTGGAGTTTTTGGAGATTGGTTTGATAGGAAAAAAACTATAATAAGATTAGATTTAATTAACGGTTTTCTAATCGGGGGATTTGCTTTATACTTTTATATAAACGGTGGCATGAGTTTAATAAGTATCTATGTTTTAGTTTTCTTATTAGAAATAGTTGAAATATTTTTTGACAGTGCCATGGGAGCAGTTATTCCTAGTATTATGCCAAAAGAAAGATTACTTGAAGCCAATAGTATTAAATCGATGATCGATAGTATTTCAAATATAGCATCTCCACTAATAGCATCTTCACTTTACGCTTTCTTCGGGATGCAGCTTCTATTGATAATTAATTCTATAAGCTTTATACTATCTGCAATTTTAGAAATGACTATAGAAGTTCCAAAATATAATAAGGAGCCTGAAAAATTAGATTTTAATAATTTTAAAAAGGATTTTATTTCAGGAATTACGGTTTTAAAAAAACATAAAATTTTAGTAAATATAATAGGCTTTGGTGTGTTTTTAAATTTTTCAATCGGTCCTCTTCTAAGTGTAGGATTGATATTTCTGTTCTTTAAAGTCTTCCATAGTACTGAGATTCAATATGGAGTACTTACTACCTGTATTGGAATATCCATGCTACTAGCTCCTGTAATAGTTGGAAAAAAAGCAAAGTCTATGGATATTGGCAAACTAGCAATTCAAACCTTTTTCGCCATAAGTATTATTATTTTACTAATTGCATTCTTTTCTAGTAATATTTTTATTAATTACTTTGATACAACGCTAGTCCCAATGTTAGCTATAGGCATCATGGTATGTATAGTAACCTTGCTTTCGACAATCGTAAATATTTCTTTAGGAACTCTTTTGCAGACTATAGTTCCTAGAGATTTTATAAGCAGAGTCGGATCAGTGATGAATTTAGGTCTACTTGCTTCAATCCCTTTGGGGCAGATTTTATTTGGATTATTAGTAGAAAAGGTATCTATTTCATTAACAATTATTTTTGTTGGGATTATAGTCCTGCTTGCCACTATATATTTTAAGAAGCCATTTATAACTAATGAACAAGAGGAGGAGTCATGCAATATAAATTTTTCGCCACTGAAAGCAAAATCATAG
- a CDS encoding ArsR/SmtB family transcription factor translates to MQYKFFATESKIIDLITFPECLRFSEKKSRDLDIDYYNDYILEDTFEYYEALATKLKPFEKEINRFYFSNLSMPVMLTKLNSFFGYDSVDSYLNKLKSLTEDELLRSFLSKIYASITENDKILHAEDIYDDVTKYMNDKNKQIDLLEQLDANDEEKWKISSLLRQPKTMTNEWISLIETLIPLFENEYRLKESKIIEFGKFVEKKLNDSNGDALPTMTDNLLNKKLLPSGNILISFINSYALEINTSDKTPYLRWGIDVEDFLELIQNAKENELKDRVLLFKNLGDKTRYEVIKLIAQGATSAKEIATTLNVSQATISYHLNNLISSKLLILERDNSKYSHKINFDILESAYKSMIADFTPNQIK, encoded by the coding sequence ATGCAATATAAATTTTTCGCCACTGAAAGCAAAATCATAGACTTAATTACTTTTCCAGAATGCTTAAGATTTTCAGAAAAAAAATCTAGAGATTTAGATATTGATTATTACAATGACTATATTTTAGAGGATACATTTGAGTACTATGAAGCCCTTGCAACTAAGCTGAAGCCTTTTGAAAAAGAAATTAACAGATTTTATTTTTCGAATTTATCTATGCCTGTGATGCTAACTAAGCTAAATTCCTTTTTCGGCTATGATTCTGTTGATTCTTATCTTAACAAACTAAAAAGTCTTACTGAAGACGAGCTATTAAGAAGCTTTCTGTCAAAGATATACGCTAGCATTACTGAAAATGATAAGATTCTTCATGCAGAGGATATATACGATGATGTTACTAAGTATATGAATGATAAAAATAAGCAGATTGATTTACTAGAACAGCTTGATGCCAACGATGAAGAAAAATGGAAAATTTCTTCACTTCTTAGGCAGCCAAAAACCATGACCAATGAGTGGATTTCATTAATTGAAACTCTTATTCCATTATTTGAAAACGAATATAGACTTAAAGAATCTAAGATAATTGAATTTGGAAAATTTGTAGAAAAAAAGCTTAATGATTCAAATGGAGATGCTTTACCTACTATGACAGATAATTTACTTAATAAAAAGCTTCTTCCTAGTGGTAACATTCTCATATCCTTTATAAATTCATATGCTTTAGAAATTAATACTAGTGATAAAACGCCTTATCTAAGGTGGGGAATTGATGTCGAGGATTTTCTTGAGCTGATACAAAACGCAAAAGAAAACGAACTAAAGGATCGTGTGCTTTTATTCAAAAACCTAGGTGATAAAACTAGATATGAAGTTATAAAGCTCATAGCTCAAGGAGCTACATCTGCAAAAGAAATAGCAACTACGCTCAATGTCTCTCAAGCTACTATTTCTTACCATTTAAACAACCTTATTTCTTCAAAGCTACTTATTTTAGAAAGAGATAACTCAAAGTATAGCCATAAAATTAATTTTGATATTTTAGAATCCGCTTACAAATCTATGATAGCTGATTTTACTCCTAATCAAATCAAATAA
- a CDS encoding HD-GYP domain-containing protein has product MENTTLSQFFDFEVHFKEFIKRNSYFTNVASAYFAIFNDNTTRINYKYKYNFSDVLTASLIKSMISDSEIVEKNHISEIRKCNNPPFECGKNVYMINAINPASNRTDILGSLIVCSDIPPSYSCENSVFNLPYFLQIVYHIETVLSNYEKIYYIVDTFTEVMASKDTIMPYHMTGVANNCIELSIFLGLEPIDQTLLYFSALLHDIGKLFIPEAIINKEEELTDDELNIFKIHARKSEEMLKTILHGMTLFEDIPKIVRHHHENYDGSGYPDGLSGEGIPYLSRVLKVADAVDKISSKNAYKTRGVVDSIIKELKINSGKIYDPALAKAMIKILVTENENLIEENTGSTIYIPQCSFSFSYMEKTNIKSLTGNLILRGNSGTFVIHDYDNKIYSINAMLNSTISFFKNGEIFEYKVLVKKIEDGRLYLDNIRFLPTDTTFSMVWNNSAILYNKELNKRNRVDIIKLGGDAVIFTVDKNSDLARELLDNIKGEFQIHIKESIDEIELDTTLNIKIVKYYLGYGYTFICRYLNIQSGQKDLILRLLFRKQMENRKWKTKLLVD; this is encoded by the coding sequence ATGGAAAATACAACACTATCTCAATTTTTTGATTTTGAAGTTCATTTTAAAGAGTTTATAAAAAGAAATTCATATTTTACTAATGTTGCTAGTGCTTATTTTGCAATTTTTAATGACAATACAACTAGGATAAACTATAAATATAAATATAACTTCAGTGATGTTTTGACTGCTTCTTTAATAAAGAGTATGATATCTGATTCAGAGATAGTCGAAAAAAACCATATAAGTGAAATTAGAAAATGTAATAATCCTCCTTTTGAATGCGGGAAAAATGTTTATATGATTAATGCCATTAATCCTGCAAGTAATCGTACAGATATACTAGGTTCTTTAATTGTATGCTCAGATATACCACCTTCATATTCCTGTGAAAATAGTGTATTTAATTTACCGTATTTTTTGCAAATTGTTTATCACATTGAGACTGTCCTATCAAACTATGAGAAAATTTACTATATTGTTGATACTTTTACTGAGGTTATGGCATCTAAAGATACTATTATGCCTTACCATATGACAGGAGTTGCAAACAATTGTATAGAGCTCTCCATATTTTTAGGGCTAGAACCTATAGACCAAACCTTACTTTACTTTTCAGCGCTACTGCATGATATAGGTAAGCTTTTTATTCCTGAGGCAATAATAAATAAAGAAGAGGAATTGACAGATGATGAGCTAAATATATTTAAAATACATGCACGAAAAAGTGAAGAAATGTTAAAAACTATACTTCATGGTATGACTTTGTTTGAGGATATACCAAAAATAGTGAGACACCATCATGAAAATTACGATGGTTCAGGATATCCAGATGGACTAAGTGGAGAAGGTATACCATATTTGAGTAGGGTTCTAAAAGTTGCAGACGCAGTAGATAAAATTTCTTCAAAAAATGCATACAAAACAAGAGGAGTAGTAGATAGCATAATAAAAGAGCTTAAAATAAATAGTGGTAAGATTTATGACCCAGCTTTAGCTAAAGCCATGATTAAGATATTAGTAACTGAAAATGAAAATCTTATAGAAGAAAATACAGGGAGTACAATTTATATTCCTCAGTGTTCATTTAGCTTTTCCTATATGGAAAAAACTAATATAAAATCATTAACAGGCAACTTAATTCTAAGAGGTAATTCAGGAACCTTTGTTATTCATGATTACGATAACAAGATTTATTCAATTAATGCGATGCTAAACAGTACAATTAGTTTTTTTAAAAATGGTGAAATATTTGAATACAAGGTACTAGTTAAGAAAATTGAAGATGGCAGACTTTATCTAGATAATATTAGATTTTTGCCAACAGATACAACCTTTTCTATGGTATGGAATAATAGTGCTATTTTATATAATAAAGAACTGAATAAAAGGAATAGAGTTGATATTATAAAGCTTGGCGGAGATGCAGTGATATTTACTGTTGATAAAAATAGTGACTTAGCTCGGGAATTATTGGATAATATTAAAGGAGAGTTTCAAATTCATATCAAGGAAAGTATTGATGAAATAGAATTAGATACTACCTTAAATATTAAAATAGTAAAATATTATTTAGGATATGGGTACACTTTTATATGCAGATATTTAAATATCCAGTCAGGTCAGAAGGATTTGATATTAAGATTACTATTTAGAAAGCAAATGGAAAATAGGAAGTGGAAAACAAAACTTTTAGTTGATTAG